In Aliiglaciecola sp. LCG003, a genomic segment contains:
- a CDS encoding GspE/PulE family protein, translating to MATELVIEDTLQKIDSLLEAHPSLLDAYQQLEPMILNLFEAQRMSIFQRRRQHQDLVARFKTGKETRQIKVPISPQSIAGYVALSQKPLLISDPYNAQELAEIHPRLKFADKFDKNSSFKTDNIICVPILNAGVLMGVMQIINKKVGSFGDADLRLANSLAEIIGNKFRYELGGTSNPFDYLIHRNLMSEKDLKQFTESSKDLRQLIQRLTSEARIPEDALGNALSVHYQVPYISYLPEKYHVLQSGSKLNLSYLKRNHVAVLADASENPIVLMAEPNNAALLMEIESALGIDSYEISVALPNQVLQYLGASGGGSAPGEMDEILDEIGTSSEEMDDSGEELSDDAPAVVRLVSRVLHDAKRLNASDIHVDPEKNGPTRVRMRIDGVCRDITQVPASHHSAVIARIKIMSNLNIAEKRVPQDGKLAFRMSGQLVEVRVATIPTVAGEGVVMRILASGGALPIEKMNIAPHNMAMLREMIKKPHGILLVVGPTGSGKTTTLHAILGFLNTPDKKIWTAEDPVEITQPGLQQVQVAPKIGFTFANALRAFLRADPDIILIGEMRDKETAHAGIEASLTGHLVLSTLHTNSAPETITRLLDLGLDPVNFSDACVGIMAQRLIRTLCSNCKEEYPATETDLAFIKRQYGEEYLSELNLPEPLMLHRPKGCDDCGDTGYKGRTGVHELLTMTPDLRSLVYKESSVSLMKQQAMKDGMRTLTQDGIFKVIKGDTDIAQVQIISGSD from the coding sequence ATGGCAACTGAACTGGTTATTGAAGACACTCTACAGAAAATAGATAGCTTGCTTGAAGCGCACCCTTCTTTATTAGATGCGTATCAACAGCTCGAACCTATGATCTTGAATCTGTTTGAAGCGCAGCGCATGAGTATTTTTCAACGTCGCCGCCAACATCAAGACTTAGTTGCTCGCTTCAAGACCGGTAAAGAAACCCGTCAGATTAAAGTACCTATTAGTCCGCAGTCAATTGCAGGTTACGTGGCGCTGAGTCAAAAGCCTTTGCTTATTAGTGACCCGTATAATGCTCAGGAGCTCGCTGAAATACATCCTCGGCTGAAATTTGCCGACAAATTCGATAAAAACAGTTCTTTCAAAACTGACAACATCATTTGTGTGCCAATATTAAATGCTGGTGTGTTGATGGGCGTGATGCAGATAATCAATAAAAAGGTCGGTTCATTTGGCGATGCTGACCTAAGATTGGCCAATTCACTGGCTGAAATCATTGGCAACAAATTTCGTTATGAATTAGGCGGCACAAGCAATCCCTTTGACTACTTGATCCATCGCAACCTGATGTCAGAAAAGGATCTAAAGCAGTTTACTGAATCGAGTAAAGATTTGCGCCAACTCATTCAGCGGCTGACGTCAGAGGCCCGCATTCCAGAAGATGCCCTAGGCAATGCGTTGTCTGTCCATTATCAGGTACCTTATATAAGTTACTTACCTGAGAAATATCATGTACTACAAAGTGGTAGTAAGCTCAATCTATCCTATTTAAAGCGCAATCACGTTGCTGTGCTAGCTGATGCAAGTGAAAATCCAATTGTGTTAATGGCCGAACCTAATAATGCGGCACTATTAATGGAAATTGAAAGTGCGCTGGGCATTGATAGTTACGAGATTTCTGTGGCGTTGCCCAATCAAGTTCTGCAGTACTTAGGTGCAAGTGGCGGCGGCTCTGCACCAGGTGAAATGGATGAAATTCTAGATGAAATCGGTACCAGCTCAGAAGAGATGGATGATTCCGGAGAAGAGCTTTCAGATGATGCTCCAGCGGTTGTTCGCCTAGTAAGCCGAGTATTGCATGATGCTAAGCGGCTCAATGCGTCAGATATTCATGTTGATCCTGAAAAAAATGGTCCAACTCGGGTACGTATGCGTATTGACGGTGTCTGTCGGGACATCACCCAAGTGCCCGCGTCTCATCACAGTGCGGTGATTGCCCGTATTAAAATCATGTCGAATTTGAACATCGCTGAAAAACGGGTGCCGCAGGATGGTAAATTGGCCTTTCGTATGTCCGGCCAGTTAGTGGAAGTGAGGGTAGCAACGATTCCAACGGTGGCTGGCGAAGGGGTGGTGATGCGTATCCTAGCCTCAGGCGGCGCTCTGCCTATCGAAAAAATGAACATTGCACCACATAATATGGCGATGCTGCGGGAAATGATAAAAAAACCACACGGTATATTATTAGTAGTGGGGCCAACAGGTTCAGGTAAAACCACAACTTTGCATGCTATTTTAGGCTTTTTGAATACGCCAGATAAGAAAATATGGACAGCTGAAGATCCAGTAGAAATTACCCAGCCAGGACTACAACAGGTTCAGGTCGCGCCCAAAATCGGTTTTACCTTTGCCAATGCATTAAGGGCGTTTTTGCGGGCTGACCCAGATATTATTCTGATTGGTGAAATGCGTGACAAAGAAACTGCTCACGCAGGTATCGAAGCGTCGTTGACTGGTCACTTGGTGTTATCTACTTTGCACACCAACTCAGCTCCTGAAACCATTACTCGTTTATTGGATTTAGGCTTAGACCCAGTAAACTTCTCAGATGCCTGTGTCGGCATTATGGCCCAGCGATTGATTAGAACCCTATGTTCAAATTGTAAGGAAGAATATCCGGCCACTGAAACCGATTTAGCGTTTATTAAACGCCAGTATGGTGAAGAATATTTGAGCGAACTGAATTTACCTGAGCCTTTGATGCTTCATCGCCCTAAAGGCTGTGATGATTGTGGTGACACCGGTTATAAAGGTCGAACCGGAGTGCACGAATTGCTTACCATGACGCCTGATTTACGTTCATTAGTCTATAAAGAATCAAGCGTATCACTGATGAAACAACAAGCGATGAAAGATGGTATGCGCACTCTAACGCAAGATGGCATCTTTAAAGTAATCAAAGGAGATACTGATATTGCTCAGGTGCAAATAATTAGTGGGTCTGACTAG
- a CDS encoding class IIb bacteriocin, lactobin A/cerein 7B family — translation MRELNEMQLEEVNGGVAPLAVALGVIGYAQALSAASKIGLGIGYGIYDATH, via the coding sequence ATGCGAGAATTGAATGAAATGCAATTAGAAGAAGTAAATGGTGGGGTGGCACCTTTAGCTGTAGCACTTGGCGTAATAGGTTATGCACAAGCACTTTCAGCGGCCAGTAAAATTGGTCTTGGTATTGGTTATGGTATTTATGATGCAACCCATTAA
- the rpsJ gene encoding 30S ribosomal protein S10 produces MPNQRIRIRLKAFDHKLIDQSTAEIVETAKRTGAQVSGPIPLPTRKERYTVLTSPHVNKDARDQYEIRTHKRLVDIIEPTDKTVDALMRLDLAAGVDVQISLG; encoded by the coding sequence ATGCCAAATCAAAGAATTCGTATTCGTTTGAAAGCGTTTGATCACAAGTTGATCGATCAGTCTACGGCTGAAATCGTTGAAACTGCGAAACGTACTGGTGCTCAGGTTAGCGGTCCTATTCCACTACCTACTCGCAAAGAACGCTACACGGTATTGACTTCACCTCACGTAAATAAAGATGCACGTGATCAGTATGAAATCCGTACCCATAAGCGTTTGGTAGATATCATTGAACCAACTGATAAAACAGTTGATGCATTGATGAGATTGGACTTGGCTGCCGGTGTTGATGTTCAAATCAGCCTGGGCTAA
- the rplC gene encoding 50S ribosomal protein L3, protein MAIGLIGRKVGMTRIFTEDGVSIPVTVIEATPNRVTQLRTEETDGYRALQVTAGDKKANRVNKAAAGHFAKAGVEAGRGLWEFRLDDNEGEGIEVGSEITVEIFADAQLVDVAGTSKGKGFAGAIKRWNFSHQRNTHGNSLSHRAPGSIGQNQSPGKVFKGKKMAGQMGNKAVTTQSLEVVRVDAQNNLLLVKGAVPGAPGNDVIVKPAVKA, encoded by the coding sequence ATGGCGATTGGTCTTATCGGTCGTAAAGTAGGTATGACTCGCATCTTCACTGAAGATGGTGTTTCAATTCCTGTGACTGTTATAGAAGCGACCCCAAACCGTGTAACTCAGTTACGTACTGAGGAAACAGATGGGTATCGTGCGCTACAAGTAACCGCTGGTGATAAAAAAGCGAACCGCGTTAATAAAGCTGCAGCAGGTCATTTTGCTAAAGCTGGCGTGGAAGCTGGCCGTGGTTTGTGGGAGTTCCGTTTAGATGACAACGAAGGCGAAGGCATAGAAGTTGGCAGTGAAATCACTGTTGAAATTTTTGCTGATGCTCAATTAGTTGATGTCGCGGGTACTTCAAAAGGTAAAGGTTTTGCTGGTGCGATTAAACGTTGGAACTTTAGTCACCAACGTAATACGCATGGTAACTCTTTGTCTCACCGTGCTCCTGGTTCGATTGGTCAAAACCAATCACCTGGTAAAGTTTTCAAAGGGAAGAAAATGGCTGGCCAAATGGGCAATAAAGCTGTGACTACTCAATCTTTGGAAGTGGTACGTGTTGATGCACAGAATAACCTTCTTCTAGTTAAAGGTGCTGTACCTGGCGCTCCAGGCAACGATGTAATCGTAAAGCCTGCAGTTAAAGCGTAA
- the rplD gene encoding 50S ribosomal protein L4 yields MELVLKDANSALEVSEATFGRDFNEALVHQVVVAFGAGARQGSKAQKTRSEVRGGGKKPWRQKGTGRARAGTIRSPIWVGGGRAFAAKPQDHSQKVNKKMYRGAIRSILSELVRQDRLIVVEKFGVDAPKTKALVAKLNELELNDVLIVTAEVEENLFLAARNLYKVDVRDVQGIDPVSLIAFEKVLITADAVKQLEESLA; encoded by the coding sequence ATGGAATTAGTATTGAAAGACGCCAACAGCGCTCTTGAAGTCTCCGAAGCGACCTTTGGACGTGATTTTAACGAAGCCCTAGTACATCAAGTAGTAGTGGCTTTCGGTGCAGGCGCCCGTCAGGGTTCTAAAGCACAAAAAACACGCTCTGAAGTTCGCGGCGGTGGTAAAAAGCCTTGGCGTCAAAAAGGTACTGGCCGTGCTCGTGCTGGTACAATCCGCAGCCCAATTTGGGTTGGTGGTGGCCGCGCATTTGCAGCCAAGCCTCAAGATCACAGTCAAAAAGTGAACAAAAAGATGTACCGTGGAGCTATTCGTAGCATCCTATCTGAATTGGTACGTCAAGATCGCTTGATTGTGGTAGAAAAATTCGGTGTTGATGCACCAAAAACTAAAGCACTAGTTGCTAAGCTTAATGAACTTGAGCTTAATGACGTGCTAATCGTAACGGCTGAAGTAGAAGAGAACTTGTTCTTAGCTGCTCGCAACTTGTATAAAGTTGACGTTCGTGACGTTCAAGGCATCGACCCAGTAAGCTTAATCGCATTCGAGAAAGTGTTAATCACTGCCGATGCGGTTAAACAGCTAGAGGAGTCGTTAGCATGA
- the rplW gene encoding 50S ribosomal protein L23: MISEERLLKVLLAPHVSEKSTMAAEGNNAVVFKVVKDASKAEIKAAVEKLFEVEVNSVRTLNVKGKTKRHGQSFGKRSDWKKAYVMLKEGQDIDFVGGAE; the protein is encoded by the coding sequence ATGATCTCTGAAGAGCGTTTACTCAAGGTGCTTTTAGCACCGCATGTTTCTGAAAAATCAACCATGGCTGCTGAAGGCAACAACGCTGTTGTATTCAAAGTCGTAAAAGACGCGAGCAAAGCTGAAATCAAAGCGGCAGTTGAAAAACTGTTCGAAGTTGAAGTTAACAGTGTTCGTACCTTGAACGTGAAGGGTAAAACCAAGCGTCACGGTCAGTCTTTTGGTAAGCGTAGCGACTGGAAAAAAGCATATGTTATGCTTAAAGAAGGTCAAGACATCGACTTCGTCGGTGGCGCAGAGTAG
- the rplB gene encoding 50S ribosomal protein L2 yields MPLLKAKPTSAGRRHVVQVINPDLHKGAPYAPLLEKNSKSGGRNNNGRITVRHIGGGHKQHYRLIDFKRDKDGIPAKIERLEYDPNRSANIALVLYADGERRYILAPKGAQAGQDIQSGSDAPIKAGNSMPMRNIPVGTTVHAIEMKPGKGAQIARSAGQYAQILARAEGYVTLRLRSGEVRKVLTDCRATIGEVGNAEHMLRSLGKAGATRWRGVRPTVRGVAMNPVDHPHGGGEGRTSGGRHPVSPWGVPTKGKKTRSNKRTDKLIVRRRNK; encoded by the coding sequence ATGCCATTATTGAAAGCTAAGCCGACTTCTGCTGGTCGTCGTCACGTAGTTCAGGTTATAAACCCTGATCTGCATAAAGGCGCACCTTACGCACCATTGCTTGAGAAAAACAGCAAGTCTGGTGGTCGTAACAACAATGGTCGCATTACCGTGCGTCACATTGGTGGTGGTCACAAGCAACATTATCGTTTAATTGACTTCAAACGTGACAAAGATGGCATTCCAGCCAAAATTGAACGTTTGGAATACGATCCTAACCGTTCAGCTAATATTGCACTTGTGCTTTATGCTGATGGTGAGCGTCGTTATATTCTTGCACCGAAAGGCGCTCAAGCTGGACAAGATATTCAGTCTGGTTCTGATGCTCCGATCAAAGCGGGTAATTCAATGCCTATGCGCAACATCCCAGTGGGTACAACTGTACACGCCATTGAGATGAAGCCTGGTAAAGGCGCTCAAATTGCTCGTTCTGCAGGACAATATGCACAAATCTTAGCGCGTGCCGAAGGTTATGTAACACTTCGTCTGCGTTCTGGTGAAGTTCGCAAAGTTCTAACTGATTGCCGCGCCACCATTGGTGAAGTTGGTAATGCTGAACATATGCTTCGTTCACTAGGTAAAGCTGGTGCAACACGTTGGCGCGGTGTGCGTCCAACAGTTCGTGGTGTAGCCATGAACCCAGTAGATCACCCACATGGTGGTGGTGAAGGTCGTACCTCTGGTGGCCGTCATCCAGTTTCACCTTGGGGTGTCCCGACTAAGGGTAAGAAAACCCGAAGTAACAAGCGTACCGATAAGCTTATCGTACGTCGTCGTAACAAGTAA
- the rpsS gene encoding 30S ribosomal protein S19 translates to MPRSLKKGPFIDLHLLKKVEAAVEKSDKKPIKTWSRRSMIIPDMIGLTIAVHNGRQHVPVFVSDEMVGHKLGEFAPTRTYRGHVADKKAKR, encoded by the coding sequence ATGCCACGTTCTCTCAAGAAAGGTCCATTTATTGACCTGCACTTGCTGAAGAAGGTAGAGGCTGCAGTGGAAAAGAGCGACAAGAAACCAATTAAAACTTGGTCTCGTCGCTCCATGATCATCCCAGATATGATTGGGTTGACCATTGCGGTCCATAACGGTCGCCAGCACGTACCTGTTTTCGTCTCTGACGAAATGGTTGGCCATAAGTTGGGCGAATTTGCTCCAACGCGTACTTACCGCGGCCATGTCGCGGATAAGAAAGCGAAGAGATAA
- the rplV gene encoding 50S ribosomal protein L22, with product MEALAKHRFARSSAQKARLVADQIRGLHVEKALEVLAYSPKKSATLIKKVLESAIANAEHNEGADIDELTVAKIFVDEGPTMKRIKPRAKGRADRIFKRSSHITVVVAD from the coding sequence ATGGAAGCTTTAGCTAAACATCGTTTTGCCCGTTCTTCGGCTCAGAAAGCACGCTTGGTTGCAGATCAAATTCGCGGTTTACACGTTGAAAAAGCACTTGAAGTTCTGGCTTATAGCCCGAAGAAAAGTGCCACTCTAATTAAGAAAGTATTAGAGTCAGCGATTGCGAACGCTGAACACAATGAAGGCGCAGACATCGATGAGTTGACTGTCGCAAAAATCTTCGTTGATGAAGGCCCAACTATGAAGCGTATCAAGCCAAGAGCCAAAGGCCGTGCTGATCGTATCTTTAAACGCAGCAGTCATATAACTGTTGTAGTAGCCGACTAG
- the rpsC gene encoding 30S ribosomal protein S3 produces the protein MGQKVHPTGIRLGISKPWTSTWYANTADYADNLFNDHQVRKYLTKELKNASLSKIVIERPAKSIRVTIHTARPGVVIGKKGEDVEKLRKHVSKLAGVPAQINIAEVRKPELDGQLVADSISSQLERRVMFRRAMKRAVQNAMRLGAKGIKVQVSGRLGGAEIARAEWYREGRVPLHTFRADIDYATSEALTTYGIIGVKVWIFKGEVLGGLPLTQEQPAPAPKKKGRSAKREG, from the coding sequence ATGGGACAGAAGGTACATCCTACAGGTATACGCCTGGGTATCAGCAAACCATGGACGTCTACCTGGTACGCTAACACAGCGGATTATGCGGACAACCTGTTTAATGATCACCAGGTACGTAAATACCTGACTAAAGAATTAAAGAACGCGTCTCTTTCTAAAATTGTTATCGAGCGCCCAGCGAAAAGTATTCGTGTGACTATTCACACTGCTCGCCCTGGTGTTGTTATCGGTAAGAAAGGTGAAGATGTAGAGAAACTTCGCAAACATGTATCTAAGCTAGCCGGTGTGCCAGCTCAGATCAATATTGCTGAAGTGCGTAAACCTGAACTAGATGGCCAACTTGTTGCTGATAGTATTTCTAGCCAATTAGAACGTCGTGTAATGTTCCGTCGTGCTATGAAGCGTGCAGTACAAAATGCAATGCGTCTAGGTGCTAAAGGTATCAAGGTTCAAGTAAGCGGTCGTTTGGGCGGAGCAGAAATTGCACGCGCAGAATGGTATCGTGAAGGTCGTGTACCACTACACACTTTCCGTGCTGATATCGACTATGCAACTTCGGAAGCTTTGACTACTTACGGTATCATTGGCGTTAAAGTTTGGATCTTCAAAGGTGAAGTATTGGGCGGATTGCCTCTTACACAAGAGCAACCAGCTCCAGCACCTAAGAAGAAAGGCCGTTCTGCTAAGCGTGAGGGCTAA
- the rplP gene encoding 50S ribosomal protein L16, protein MLQPKRMKFRKMHKGRNRGLAVAGSKVSFGTYGLKSVGRGRMTARQIEAARRAMTRHVKRQGKIWIRVFPDKPITEKPLEVRQGKGKGNVEYWVCQIQPGRVLYEMEGVPESLAREAFELAAAKLPFKTTFVTRTVM, encoded by the coding sequence ATGTTACAACCTAAACGTATGAAATTCCGTAAAATGCATAAAGGCCGCAACCGTGGTCTGGCAGTTGCGGGAAGCAAAGTTAGCTTCGGTACTTACGGTCTGAAATCGGTTGGACGTGGTCGTATGACTGCTCGTCAAATCGAAGCAGCACGTCGAGCTATGACTCGTCACGTTAAACGTCAAGGTAAAATTTGGATTCGAGTTTTCCCTGACAAGCCAATTACTGAGAAGCCTCTAGAAGTGCGTCAAGGTAAAGGTAAAGGTAACGTTGAGTACTGGGTTTGCCAAATTCAACCAGGTCGTGTGTTATATGAGATGGAAGGTGTTCCAGAATCATTGGCTCGCGAAGCGTTTGAATTGGCAGCGGCTAAATTGCCATTTAAGACAACCTTTGTAACTCGGACGGTGATGTAA
- the rpmC gene encoding 50S ribosomal protein L29 produces the protein MKTAELKDKNVEELNAELINLLREQFNLRMQHSTGQLEKTDQLRKVRRNIARVKTILTQKADA, from the coding sequence ATGAAGACGGCTGAACTGAAAGACAAAAACGTAGAAGAATTGAACGCAGAGCTAATTAACTTGCTTCGCGAACAGTTTAACTTACGTATGCAGCACAGCACTGGACAGTTAGAAAAAACTGATCAGTTACGTAAAGTGCGTCGCAACATCGCGCGTGTTAAAACTATTCTAACACAAAAGGCTGATGCATAA
- the rpsQ gene encoding 30S ribosomal protein S17, producing MTEQSVRTVQGRVVSNKMDKTITIAVERKVKHPIYGKFIKRTTKLHAHDETNQCNEGDVVTIRECRPLSKSKNWTLVNVVTKATIA from the coding sequence ATGACTGAACAAAGTGTTCGTACAGTGCAAGGTCGTGTGGTTAGCAATAAAATGGATAAAACCATTACTATTGCTGTAGAGCGTAAAGTGAAGCACCCAATTTATGGGAAATTCATCAAGCGTACTACTAAGTTACACGCCCATGACGAAACTAACCAATGTAACGAAGGTGACGTAGTAACAATACGTGAATGTCGCCCTTTGTCTAAGTCTAAAAACTGGACTTTGGTTAACGTAGTGACTAAAGCTACCATCGCGTAA
- a CDS encoding NAD-dependent succinate-semialdehyde dehydrogenase, whose translation MSNTVTTVNPYTEKNLSEYKLLSKSQAEHQIKLSDDCFQTWKLTSLSERAKLMHALADEIESAEDDLVELMVSEMGKLASQGKQEVQLCAAICRYTADEASKELADEDRDFEPGRAIVTKQPIGVILGIQPWNFPLYQVIRYSACNIMAGNTTVLKHASNVFGMSQLIQNLYEKAGFPKYCYQSLLLDGKTVNELISNKHIRGVTFTGSNEIGKKVAETAAIHSKKTVLELGSNDAFMVLDDADLATAVEACVKGRMINNGETCVSAKRFIVTEKNYDAFKQKFVEAIKAMKMGDPNDKDTDLGPMAREDLRDELHEQVTTSIEAGASAVVGCEIPDRQGYFYPPSLLENVKPGMPAYDDELFGPVAALIKVKDDKEAMQVANDSRYGLGGGIFSKDVDKAIELAKFHFDTGMVNINGYGLAQPNLPFGGVKSSGYGREHGGFGITEFVNVKSIMITEA comes from the coding sequence ATGAGTAACACAGTTACGACAGTGAATCCCTATACTGAAAAGAATCTTTCTGAATATAAATTACTGAGCAAATCCCAAGCAGAACATCAAATCAAGTTATCTGATGATTGTTTCCAAACATGGAAACTGACCTCTTTATCTGAACGGGCAAAACTTATGCACGCCTTGGCAGATGAGATTGAATCTGCTGAAGATGACTTGGTGGAGCTGATGGTATCCGAAATGGGTAAGCTTGCGTCTCAAGGTAAGCAAGAAGTTCAGCTTTGTGCGGCAATTTGTCGCTATACCGCCGATGAAGCTAGCAAAGAGCTAGCGGATGAAGATCGCGACTTTGAACCAGGCAGAGCAATAGTTACCAAACAACCTATCGGGGTTATTTTGGGTATTCAGCCGTGGAATTTCCCTTTATATCAAGTTATCCGTTACAGCGCATGCAATATAATGGCCGGTAACACGACCGTACTTAAACATGCATCTAATGTATTTGGTATGTCTCAGTTAATCCAAAATCTTTATGAAAAAGCCGGTTTCCCGAAATATTGTTACCAGTCACTACTATTGGATGGCAAAACTGTTAACGAGCTTATCTCGAATAAACACATCCGTGGTGTGACTTTTACCGGTAGTAATGAAATAGGTAAAAAAGTAGCTGAAACCGCGGCTATACATTCTAAAAAAACAGTTTTAGAGCTTGGTAGTAATGATGCTTTCATGGTGCTTGATGATGCAGATTTAGCTACAGCGGTTGAAGCTTGTGTTAAAGGCAGAATGATCAACAACGGTGAAACCTGTGTATCGGCGAAACGCTTCATCGTTACAGAGAAAAATTACGACGCCTTTAAACAAAAGTTTGTTGAAGCAATTAAGGCCATGAAAATGGGTGACCCAAATGATAAAGATACAGATTTGGGGCCTATGGCACGGGAAGATTTAAGAGACGAGCTACACGAACAGGTTACAACCTCTATTGAGGCTGGCGCTTCAGCGGTAGTTGGCTGTGAAATACCAGATCGTCAAGGATATTTTTATCCACCATCACTGTTAGAAAATGTCAAACCCGGTATGCCCGCATATGATGATGAATTATTTGGTCCTGTGGCAGCTCTTATTAAAGTAAAAGATGACAAAGAAGCTATGCAAGTTGCCAATGATTCACGCTACGGCTTAGGTGGGGGCATTTTTAGTAAGGATGTTGATAAAGCTATTGAGCTGGCCAAGTTTCATTTTGATACAGGAATGGTCAACATAAATGGTTACGGCTTAGCCCAACCTAACTTACCCTTTGGTGGAGTTAAATCCAGTGGTTATGGACGTGAACATGGTGGGTTCGGAATTACCGAATTCGTCAATGTAAAATCGATAATGATAACTGAAGCTTAA